From the genome of Burkholderia cepacia ATCC 25416:
TGTTCCATGCGCGCCGCGCCCGCTCCGAGGCGCGCGGCATCGCGTTCCTCGCGACGCGCTTTTCCGCGAAGGAAGCGTTCTCGAAGGCGATCGGGCTCGGCATGCACTGGCCGATGACGTGGCGTGCGCTGCAGACCCTCAATCACCCGAGCGGCGAGCCGTACGTGGTCGCGTCGGGCGAGCTGGCCGACTGGCTTGCCGCCCGCGGCATCACGGCACGCGTGACGGTCAGCGACGAGCGCGACTACGCGGTGTCGTTCGTGATCGCCGAGACGGACGCCGCGCCTGCCCCTGTTTCCCGAACCTCCTCCTGACGGAATTCCCGATTCGATGAAAACGACTCCCGGCCCGGTCATGCTCGACGTCGTCGGCACGGCCCTGTCGCGCGACGATGCGCGGCGCCTCGCGCATCCGAATACCGGCGGCGTGATCCTGTTCGCGCGGCACTTCCAGAACCGTGCGCAACTGACCGCGCTGACCGACTCGATCCGCGCGGTGCGCGAAGACATCCTGATCGCCGTCGATCACGAAGGCGGGCGCGTGCAGCGTTTCCGCACCGACGGCTTCACCGTGCTGCCCGCGATGCGGCGTCTCGGCGAGCTGTGGGATCGCGACGTGCTGCTCG
Proteins encoded in this window:
- the acpS gene encoding holo-ACP synthase, encoding MAIYGIGTDIAQVSRVAAVLERTGGRFAEKVLGPDELRVFHARRARSEARGIAFLATRFSAKEAFSKAIGLGMHWPMTWRALQTLNHPSGEPYVVASGELADWLAARGITARVTVSDERDYAVSFVIAETDAAPAPVSRTSS